From Denticeps clupeoides unplaced genomic scaffold, fDenClu1.1, whole genome shotgun sequence, the proteins below share one genomic window:
- the slc9a1b gene encoding sodium/hydrogen exchanger 1b isoform X2 has product MPVVLCSCAPEAAEMPARCRWAGAWRTFPRVRWVFLLALFAGAVASASAGQVNDTDSGATGGEGTGHHSRRAFPVLAVNYEYIRMPFEISLWILLASFMKLGFHLIPRLSGVVPESCLLIAVGLVVGGLIRLMGETPPVLSYNLFFLCLLPPIILDAGYFLPMRPFSENVGTILVFAVVGTLWNAFFMGATLFGVCQAVGGQLESVGLLACLLFGAIVSAVDPVAVLAVFEEIHINELLHILVFGESLLNDAVTVVLYHLFEEFGNVGIVTLADVFLGIICFLVVAMGGIMVGAVYGVLAAFTSRFTSHTRVIEPLFVFLYSYMAYLSAEVFHLSGIMALIACGVVMRPYVEANISHKSYTTIKYFLKMWSSVSETLIFIFLGVSTVAGPHAWNWPFVIATIFLCLISRVLGVIGLTFVINKFRIVKLSNKDQFIVAYGGLRGAIAFSLAFVLSAKHFPMKNMFLTAIITVIFFTVFVQGMTIRPLVELLAVKKKKETKHSINEEIHTQFLDHLLTGIEGVCGHYGHHHWKDKLNRFNKMYVKRWLIAGERSTEPQLISFYHKLELKQALMLAESGSTAKLPSIPSSASMQGESMRRSTRGRALPQISKVKEEEIRKILRANLQKTRQRLHSYNRHTLIADPFEDNWTEVRLRKKRVEMERR; this is encoded by the exons ATGCCCGTGGTTCTCTGTAGTTGTGCCCCGGAAGCCGCTGAGATGCCGGCGAGGTGCCGATGGGCCGGAGCCTGGAGAACTTTTCCGCGGGTGAGATGGGTGTTCCTGCTCGCACTGTTCGCCGGCGCTGTTGCCTCCGCATCCGCCGGTCAAGTTAACGACACGGACAGCGGTGCGACTGGTGGAGAGGGGACAGGACACCACAGCAGACGGGCCTTCCCAGTCCTGGCCGTCAACTACGAGTACATCAGGATGCCGTTTGAGATCTCGCTGTGGATCTTGCTCGCGTCCTTCATGAAGCTAG GTTTTCACCTCATCCCTCGCCTCTCTGGTGTGGTGCCTGAGAGCTGCCTGCTGATTGCGGTGGGGCTAGTGGTTGGTGGTTTGATCCGTCTGATGGGAGAAACACCACCCGTTCTCAGCTACAACCTCTTCTTCCTGTGCCTGCTTCCGCCCATCATCCTTGATGCAGGCTACTTCCTGCCCATGCGGCCCTTCTCCGAGAACGTAGGAACCATCCTGGTGTTTGCAGTGGTGGGCACGCTGTGGAATGCATTCTTCATGGGTGCCACACTGTTTGGGGTGTGTCAGGCTGTTGGCGGGCAGCTGGAGAGTGTGGGCCTTCTTGCTTGTCTTCTCTTCGGGGCCATTGTTTCAGCGGTCGACCCTGTGGCTGTACTTGCAGTGTTTGAGGAGATCCACATCAATGAGCTGCTGCACATCCTGGTGTTTGGGGAATCGCTGCTTAATGATGCCGTCACAGTG GTGCTCTACCACCTGTTTGAGGAGTTTGGGAATGTGGGCATAGTGACGCTGGCAGACGTCTTTCTTGGCATAATTTGCTTCTTGGTGGTAGCGATGGGGGGCATCATGGTGGGTGCGGTCTATGGAGTGCTTGCAGCCTTCACGTCCCGCTTCACCTCCCACACACGTGTCATTGAGCCACTTTTCGTCTTCCTGTATAGCTACATGGCATACCTGTCTGCAGAGGTCTTCCACCTATCTGGCATCATGGC TCTAATAGCGTGTGGGGTTGTGATGAGACCATATGTGGAGGCCAACATTTCTCATAAGTCCTACACCACCATCAAATATTTCCTGAAGATGTGGAGCAGCGTGAGCGAGACactcatcttcatcttcctggGTGTGTCCACTGTAGCTGGGCCACATGCCTGGAACTGGCCCTTTGTCATTGCTACCATCTTCCTTTGCCTCATCTCTAGAGTGCTTG gagTGATTGGTCTGACCTTTGTCATCAACAAGTTCCGCATTGTGAAACTGAGCAACAAGGATCAGTTCATTGTTGCATACGGTGGATTGCGAGGGGCGATCGCATTCTCTCTTGCCTTTGTGCTGTCCGCAAAACACTTTCCCATGAAGAACATGTTCCTCACTGCAATCATCACAGTCATCTTCTTCACCGTCTTTGTCCAG GGCATGACTATCCGACCCCTAGTGGAACTGTTggctgtgaagaaaaaaaaggaaacaaagcaCTCAATCAATGAGGAGATTCATACTCAG TTCCTTGACCACTTGCTAACAGGCAttgagggtgtgtgtggacATTACGGACACCACCACTGGAAAGATAA GCTGAACCGCTTTAATAAGATGTATGTGAAGCGGTGGCTCATTGCGGGAGAGCGCTCCACCGAGCCCCAGCTTATCTCCTTTTACCATAAACTGGAGCTAAAGCAGGCCCTGATGTTGGCAGAGAGCGGCAGCACTGCCAAGCTGCCTTCCATTCCCTCCAGTGCCTCCATGCA GGGGGAGTCAATGAGAAGATCAACCAGGGGTCGTGCTCTGCCTCAGATCTCTAAAGTCAAAGAGGAGGAGATCCGGAAGATCCTACGTGCTAATCTCCAAAAGACTAGACAGCGG CTGCACTCATATAACCGCCACACCTTAATTGCTGACCCGTTCGAGGACAACTGGACAGAGGTGCGACTGCGGAAGAAGAGAGTGGAAATGGAAAGGCGG tga
- the slc9a1b gene encoding sodium/hydrogen exchanger 1b isoform X1, protein MPVVLCSCAPEAAEMPARCRWAGAWRTFPRVRWVFLLALFAGAVASASAGQVNDTDSGATGGEGTGHHSRRAFPVLAVNYEYIRMPFEISLWILLASFMKLGFHLIPRLSGVVPESCLLIAVGLVVGGLIRLMGETPPVLSYNLFFLCLLPPIILDAGYFLPMRPFSENVGTILVFAVVGTLWNAFFMGATLFGVCQAVGGQLESVGLLACLLFGAIVSAVDPVAVLAVFEEIHINELLHILVFGESLLNDAVTVVLYHLFEEFGNVGIVTLADVFLGIICFLVVAMGGIMVGAVYGVLAAFTSRFTSHTRVIEPLFVFLYSYMAYLSAEVFHLSGIMALIACGVVMRPYVEANISHKSYTTIKYFLKMWSSVSETLIFIFLGVSTVAGPHAWNWPFVIATIFLCLISRVLGVIGLTFVINKFRIVKLSNKDQFIVAYGGLRGAIAFSLAFVLSAKHFPMKNMFLTAIITVIFFTVFVQGMTIRPLVELLAVKKKKETKHSINEEIHTQFLDHLLTGIEGVCGHYGHHHWKDKLNRFNKMYVKRWLIAGERSTEPQLISFYHKLELKQALMLAESGSTAKLPSIPSSASMQGESMRRSTRGRALPQISKVKEEEIRKILRANLQKTRQRLHSYNRHTLIADPFEDNWTEVRLRKKRVEMERRMSHYLTVPAKQQDCSPVRRVRFESDNQVYSSNLNPGSPMFHNDDPPVMEVARAPIARMDSVSLVDDSSRPQDSETARSSSGQTLAVSEFKDGDLRIPCCRSDPRPNLNEEADSTFLS, encoded by the exons ATGCCCGTGGTTCTCTGTAGTTGTGCCCCGGAAGCCGCTGAGATGCCGGCGAGGTGCCGATGGGCCGGAGCCTGGAGAACTTTTCCGCGGGTGAGATGGGTGTTCCTGCTCGCACTGTTCGCCGGCGCTGTTGCCTCCGCATCCGCCGGTCAAGTTAACGACACGGACAGCGGTGCGACTGGTGGAGAGGGGACAGGACACCACAGCAGACGGGCCTTCCCAGTCCTGGCCGTCAACTACGAGTACATCAGGATGCCGTTTGAGATCTCGCTGTGGATCTTGCTCGCGTCCTTCATGAAGCTAG GTTTTCACCTCATCCCTCGCCTCTCTGGTGTGGTGCCTGAGAGCTGCCTGCTGATTGCGGTGGGGCTAGTGGTTGGTGGTTTGATCCGTCTGATGGGAGAAACACCACCCGTTCTCAGCTACAACCTCTTCTTCCTGTGCCTGCTTCCGCCCATCATCCTTGATGCAGGCTACTTCCTGCCCATGCGGCCCTTCTCCGAGAACGTAGGAACCATCCTGGTGTTTGCAGTGGTGGGCACGCTGTGGAATGCATTCTTCATGGGTGCCACACTGTTTGGGGTGTGTCAGGCTGTTGGCGGGCAGCTGGAGAGTGTGGGCCTTCTTGCTTGTCTTCTCTTCGGGGCCATTGTTTCAGCGGTCGACCCTGTGGCTGTACTTGCAGTGTTTGAGGAGATCCACATCAATGAGCTGCTGCACATCCTGGTGTTTGGGGAATCGCTGCTTAATGATGCCGTCACAGTG GTGCTCTACCACCTGTTTGAGGAGTTTGGGAATGTGGGCATAGTGACGCTGGCAGACGTCTTTCTTGGCATAATTTGCTTCTTGGTGGTAGCGATGGGGGGCATCATGGTGGGTGCGGTCTATGGAGTGCTTGCAGCCTTCACGTCCCGCTTCACCTCCCACACACGTGTCATTGAGCCACTTTTCGTCTTCCTGTATAGCTACATGGCATACCTGTCTGCAGAGGTCTTCCACCTATCTGGCATCATGGC TCTAATAGCGTGTGGGGTTGTGATGAGACCATATGTGGAGGCCAACATTTCTCATAAGTCCTACACCACCATCAAATATTTCCTGAAGATGTGGAGCAGCGTGAGCGAGACactcatcttcatcttcctggGTGTGTCCACTGTAGCTGGGCCACATGCCTGGAACTGGCCCTTTGTCATTGCTACCATCTTCCTTTGCCTCATCTCTAGAGTGCTTG gagTGATTGGTCTGACCTTTGTCATCAACAAGTTCCGCATTGTGAAACTGAGCAACAAGGATCAGTTCATTGTTGCATACGGTGGATTGCGAGGGGCGATCGCATTCTCTCTTGCCTTTGTGCTGTCCGCAAAACACTTTCCCATGAAGAACATGTTCCTCACTGCAATCATCACAGTCATCTTCTTCACCGTCTTTGTCCAG GGCATGACTATCCGACCCCTAGTGGAACTGTTggctgtgaagaaaaaaaaggaaacaaagcaCTCAATCAATGAGGAGATTCATACTCAG TTCCTTGACCACTTGCTAACAGGCAttgagggtgtgtgtggacATTACGGACACCACCACTGGAAAGATAA GCTGAACCGCTTTAATAAGATGTATGTGAAGCGGTGGCTCATTGCGGGAGAGCGCTCCACCGAGCCCCAGCTTATCTCCTTTTACCATAAACTGGAGCTAAAGCAGGCCCTGATGTTGGCAGAGAGCGGCAGCACTGCCAAGCTGCCTTCCATTCCCTCCAGTGCCTCCATGCA GGGGGAGTCAATGAGAAGATCAACCAGGGGTCGTGCTCTGCCTCAGATCTCTAAAGTCAAAGAGGAGGAGATCCGGAAGATCCTACGTGCTAATCTCCAAAAGACTAGACAGCGG CTGCACTCATATAACCGCCACACCTTAATTGCTGACCCGTTCGAGGACAACTGGACAGAGGTGCGACTGCGGAAGAAGAGAGTGGAAATGGAAAGGCGG ATGAGTCACTATCTGACCGTGCCTGCAAAGCAACAGGATTGTTCCCCTGTGAGGAGGGTGAGGTTTGAGTCAG ACAACCAGGTGTACAGCTCCAATCTCAATCCAGGGTCCCCCATGTTTCATAATGATGACCCTCCAGTTATGGAAGTGGCACGGGCTCCCATCGCTCGTATGGACTCTGTTAGCCTGGTGGATGATTCATCTCGGCCGCAGGACTCTGAGACGGCCAGATCCAGCAGTGGACAAACGCTGGCGGTCAGTGAGTTCAAGGATGGGGACCTGAGGATTCCTTGCTGTCGCAGTGACCCAAGACCTAATCTGAATGAAGAAGCAGACAGCACCTTCCTGTCTTGA